Genomic DNA from Eleutherodactylus coqui strain aEleCoq1 chromosome 8, aEleCoq1.hap1, whole genome shotgun sequence:
tttttcccccaaaatgggcaaaattggctttttttgcctttttggttttttttttgcctctggatcaacaaagggagttgaaacaggctgaaccagatggacattgtcttccttcagccttacatactatgtattataggatcacgtgagatttgtgcattgcgagacgcacaaatatgaacccaattcttatGAAtaaggtcatacacatgagcgatgtttgccTGCATGGtactgcgatgcgggaaacaaatcgttgCATGTTCTAGCtttgtgcgtgctctcgcatcgcagcacccattgtttttaatgggactgatggcaacatcgcaccacgtgctaggtgcccACGATGCAATTTGAGGTCTCATGGAAGAAACTCTGTGAACCTCTGCCACGACGGAGGCTCCCTGCAATGAtgttaggctgttttcacatgaaaacatttGGCATCCTCAGGGATTTCCCACAGATGGCGAGCGTGATACGGGGGCAAGATTCATGGTCCCATATCACGCTTACCCGTGTGACGTtagcctaaggccgctttcagacagccgtgaaaatcgtgcaagatttgtgcgttgcgaaacGCACAAATGTAACTCGAATATGAATCCCATTGCGATGTGGGAAAACATCATGGCTTGTCCTGTCTTTGAGCGTtccctcggaatgcatcgcccattgttttcaatgggcccgggaaaaatacactgcagccaaTACCGTGTTCAATCATGTGTGGGGAGGACGCAGGTGGCAGCgaaattggattggagagggtacagCCCCATGTCCACATGCAGGTTGGATACCACatacgggagcctgcagcggaatctgaccctgcccgcagccaagaaccctgcatacctgtgcggACAGGCGGCGTCTGTGCGGACCTCTGTACTTCTGgggttttctgtactgcggatggtccgcatgacTCGCTGCCCAGCATAcccagcacattttttttcttttaaatctcctgcggaatctgcagcctgttcacaattcaattgcggacgggccgcagatcgAACGGTtaccactgacatcaatggaagccgactgTGCGGGAtcagcactaaaatagagcatgctgcgactttttttcCGGACCTAAAGGTCCGTAAATTAAATCTACATGCTTTATCATATTTGCAGTCACCCAtgtttcctatgggcggcttgatttgcggatcatccgcgcaggatcattccacaaatcagatccgcccatggacattgggccttaatgagCAATTTTAGTctgtaatacggaccaaaataagtcatggtatttttttttttaacgcatgtaAAATACACACGTCTGAATATACCaaagcaaatcaatggtgtttaagCTGTTCATATAATATGTGTAAAAATATAAACATAATAAGGAGCGCAAATATagctgtgtgcatgagccctcaTAAATGACCCTTTCAAGGCAAAATACttctgatgtggccctcagtaaaAATGAATTTAATATCCCTAATATTAATTCTCCTATTGTCAAAGCAGTACATGACTGGCTCGTGTATAGCGCCATCTAGTGCTCAAATTAAATATCTGTCTAACAGAAAAATCATGCTGTCTTGGACTCGTCGGAGTATAGCTCTGTGTCATCTACAGGAGCTTTtgaccggacgcatgcgcagtatGGGTAAAAAGCTCCAAAACCAGTCACGCGAGGTTACGCATGCGCACATGAGGTGACCGAGCTCCTGAGCGTCCATATTGGAAGAGGTCACAGGAAGTGGATTGAGAGAGACGCCGCAAAAATGTCCACTGCTATGAACTTCGGGGCAAAATCCTTTAAACCTCGACCTCCAGAAAAGGGGTCCTTTCCTCTGGATCACTTTGGTGAGTCCTATGAACTAATGGCAGTTCCGTACGATCTATACTGGAGGTCGCCATGTGTAACTGCAAATTGCACtacagctccccctagtggtgtgcTAACGTGCAGCAGTCTACCCTAGTAGGTGCTCGGTCGCTTTATAAAGTATATCATTTAGGTGCAAGAGAAAAAGGTGGCGGTTGCCCATGGCAACAAGTCAGATTGCaccttttcatgtttttttagagacttttggaaaatgaaagcagggagctgattggttgctgcgggcTTTGGGTTTGTGTGTTTAAATTTAAGCCATTTACAGTGTATAAATAGCGCGTTACCGTTATTTTGCAGGTTGTACaataaaatacgccgatacgtgCACAAAAAGAGACTTATTTATAGCGCAAGTGCGTTTTGCTGAGTTGCGTGCAAAACACAAGTGCCTGTTTGAGGCCGCCCTACTGTATGAAACCTGTTACGGATCTACATGAAAATCCACCCCAAATAATGGTGAACGTACCCCAATTGTCTGTCAGTAATACCCTGGCGAGCACATCTATAAGGCTGCAGACTAAGGGCTACTGCGCACCtgcgatcgcgatattgctgcgttttttgggagttttttttacgcaaatgtcaataggactttctaaggttaagcacacatcgcacaaaaattgtaaAGCATTGTAAAAACgtgcgtttttatttttttttatttattttttttgtgcaatgcgtttttaatagagatgagcgagcctactcggccacgccccttttttgcccgagtaccgcgatttttgagtacttccgtactcgggcgaaaagattcggggggcgccgtgggtgagtggggggtttcagtggggggagagggagagagagagagagaggtctcccctctgttccccgctgctaccccccgctccgccacgccccccggcgccccccaaatcttttcacccgagtactgaagtactcgaaaatcgcggtgctcgatcgagtaattactcgaaacgagtaggtccgctcatctctagtttttaacattagaaagtcctattgacatttgcgctatcaaaacgcagcaatatcacaagTGTGAATGCACTCCAAGACTAACTTCACACGGACAAGCGCAATATAGGGCCGTGAATCCCATCCCCATACCGCGCTCCCCAACATGTGAATATGGCGAAGAAgcaatcctctgccgtggctgtgatcgcagagtttctctcattgCCGGTGATACTGccgcctattgaaaacaatggggctgccaTGTGAGAGAAACGTACAAGATAAAacgtgccgcaatttgtttcccgcatcgccgtgcaggaaaacatcgctcaggtGTATAATCCCATTTTCCACAAAAATGGGGTTGAGATttgtgcctgtgtgaagccggcctaagggctcattcgcaTGACTGTGATTTTACAGCGCATTAAGCAAGCAAGCAATGCACGCCCGcatgatacgcggtgaatggaatcAATGCAAGTACATTGATTGTCATTGATCCATTCGCAGTGGCGTACCTATACTGTGTGTGAAAAAGTACGCCGCATTCTCTATTTCACCGCATATCACGTACGAACAGCTATATTGTTCTCTATGAGTCGCTGTCCGGACGCAATACATTGCCTATAGATGGCATTGCGTACACAACCCTGCTATGAGATGGAGCGGAGAATTATtataaaggggggaaaaaagtcgCTCTGCACATgacggcgtgcgtgagatacgttgTTATATGCAGTTTACTATCGTTGCCATAGGTGGCGATAGATGGCTCCCAGgacggtaaaatgctgcgtgaccACACGCATGTCGAGAGTTAGCTAGGTAGCTCTGCTGTAGTAATTCTGCAGAGTCTTCCTTAGGACCACGCTGTAAGGGTGCTCTCAGACCGGCCAGAATATCCTTTGCGGAGtatctgcaccataatcttaatGTAAAGCCGTGTGGATTTTGAGCAGCATTGGCGGTGGCAAATTTGTAATGGCAAGTCTACAGCAGTGCTGCTGCCAATCCGCGTGACAATCCACCTTAgatatgtggattttggtgcgaagggaaagtcgcagcatgttctatttcagtgcagatagcttgcattgaagtcagtggaagccggacGGGCCCGCAGAAtcacgtcatcacctagtgacagtgcggcataatctgtactgcgcatgtacgccatccggcacatccgcagcgcagATAAGAAGACAGCGGACAGGTACGCAGTGCTCACCTGCTGGGCACagagtcagattccgctgtgggatccgacCTGATTGTGTGCATTCGACCTAAAGCAACATAAGCTAACTTATGGAGTccggtgatgtgtatatatatatttttttatactctcctAGTTCCCATGGTGCACCCCGCTGACGAAAATTGGCGTCCCATGTGCTtgctctcctatagaagtctatgggagagcacacgCATCAGATTTTCGTGTACCACGCGGACTTCAGCGACGGGTTCTCTTTAAGACACTATAGACGTAGGTCCATTGAATACATACGCAGCCCGAAGGAAAGCTGCAGCAGCTACTAAAAAATCAATTTAGCCATTCATGCATTAGAAAGTTTTTAGGCCCAGTGGCGATGATATTCCATTTTATGTTGCTTTTAAATACGTTTTTCTTCGCAGGGGAATGTAAGCCGTTTAAAGAGACGTTCATGAAATGTTTGCGGGAGAACGACTACCAGAGCAGTCTGTGCCGGGAGGAATCAAAAGAATATTTGGAGTGTCGGATGGAAAGGTGCGTTGCCTGCAATCGAGCGGTTGTCTGGCCGCTGGTGCGCAGCATGTTGGGGataggaaattttaaaaaaatgcgcaATCCGTTTTTTCCTTCCCTTGTTGCTGCCAATGGCCTCTGTTACTCCCTCGGGCTCTGGAGTGAGTCATCCATGTGATCTAGTCCTTCAATAGCAGCCAAGAGCATCCCGCTACGCACCTACTGCTATTGGAGGACAAGGCCGCGTGATCATGTGACATGGATGAAGATTTACATAGGCCGAGGGGCGCAATGGAAAGGAAGAGTTATGGATCCCAGCAATAATCCGTCTCTCTGCGACAGCTGGGACGAGATCACTCGTTACATGTGAATGGCATGGCAGTCACACATATGCGCTACGAGTCGTCTCTATGCAACTACtgcacttatttattttttttacattatagaaaaaggggtgaagggactgtaaggctgggttctcacagggcggattcttggcggaaatctcgcggtttggccgcagcgaaaaaacgcgagatttccaccgggagaactgctgctgcaaaacccgcggcggctttgaagcggcccaacCGCTCACTCTTCCGCtacggctggcgctcccatagaggagagcccggccgcagtggaaaaaaaaaatggacatgctgcggtcggcaaatccgcgccgcagcggtggcttctgccggcttagccgcagcggatttgccgtcctgtgtgaacgagatttctgagaaatctcgtccacatgactggctaatcccaggattagcggccgcatgcgtatctgccgcggcgaaattccgcacggaatttccgcggcaaatccgccctgtgtgaacccagcctaaggctgggttcacagagaGCGGAATGACCACACGGaaatactgcaagatttccgcagcagcaATGTAGCTTCAAAACTCACGTAATGCAGCTCGGGTTTTTAAGCGGCTTCGCCATCTCCATTCTGCTGCAGCCTACTCTTCCCATAAAGAGGAGACAGGCCGCAGTGGAgatggcgataaaattgacatgccgcggctttgaattctgcacgcatgtcagtttcatcgcggcttggccgcaacggcTTCTCCACAGCGTGCGGAcgacatttttgcaaatctcgcccactttgctgctttatccgaGAGTGAAAATTGCCAGCGGAATTTCTGCGCAGAAAGTCTTTAcggaaattccgccccgtgtgacccgaGCCTCAGGTTTACAAGTAGTTGCATTTTCGTTGTCCGTTTAACAGATCTGTTAGACATACGGAAACTATAATTTCTATTTGTTTCCATTTCAGTCCCATTTTGCTATCAattgcactgaaaaaaaaaactgatctgtTTACAACAAAAGTCAAAATGAGCCCTAAAATGCGTATTGTAGATGTCCGTGTTTAACCCTTCAACGCTTCTGGGTGTACGCATATGGCCTCAGGCGTCAAGGTTTCAATGCAGTGGGAGTGGGAGCAGATCTGCTCCATACATGGCGGACACCAgccgtctttgacagctgacacccacctgcaacagctgcgatcagcgctGATGCTactcgtggctgttaaccctctaaatgctgctgtcaattctgaccgtTGCATTTAAATGGCCCTTTTTGGGTGTGGGGGTCGCAAATGCGCCCCCTTCCCCAATCCTCCATCCCACTTtgagattgcaaggtgctgtTCAGTTATCATGTGAAGGGCCCCAAGGGCTGCCGTGTGTTTCTGCCTATTAGGACAGGCCTGTTGCCTGTCTTAATAGATTGACAGCGGAAATGCCATACGTTGTCATACTGacttattgcagtatatagtataagcgatcaaacaatcacaagttcacaTCCCCTGTGGagactaaaaaaaggaaaaattaagtGGAACAgaaagtgttattttttttccagtatttgcatgtgtatttgcagcgctgtccgcgggcgcacaatcagctgatcaggcgagtcccgagcggcggaccccagccaatcaatagtattttccctggaaagcccctttacatGAAGCTGTTTTGTGGTTTAGTGAATCTGACGTTTTTTGGTGGGTTCCTGGATGAATTAGGGAAGTGGCGCGCCTCTTGTCTGGTGATGCGATGATCTCGTTCCGTGGGCGCAGGGAGGAGCGTTCTACAAGTTGGGTTTAGCAGAAGTATGTTTTGAAATCTCAGCAGTGATGAATATTCCCAGGAAGACGTTTGTGAAACAGGTTTTAGCAAATTACTTTCACCCGAGTGTTTCATCTCCGTTTTGGCTTCCCagctctctgttccatttttgaagcAGAGAGACAAAATTAAGCGGAGCCATTTTTGCTGCACTGACGTTAATATGATTTTAAAAGCCGGAAAGTTTTCTGTTTGCTTCAGTTCTattaggtttctgttttttaacACAACAAATTGGgttataaccctttccaatccactgtctgacgtctaaagacattctatttgaaggctgtacagctccgatgttagaagacgtccagcagggtattcttactgtatattactggctgctctgttgtcg
This window encodes:
- the COX19 gene encoding cytochrome c oxidase assembly protein COX19 encodes the protein MSTAMNFGAKSFKPRPPEKGSFPLDHFGECKPFKETFMKCLRENDYQSSLCREESKEYLECRMERQLMAKEPLEKLGFKDLAEEKATEEQNKL